The genome window CCGCCGCGGTCATGCGGGACTACGACAGCTTCGAGCTGCACGCACTCGACACGATCAAGGGCTCCGACTACCTGGCGGACCAGGACGCGGTCGAGTACTTCGTCGCCCACTGTCCGGAGGAAATCGTCCAGCTCGACCACTGGGGATGCCCCTGGTCCCGCGACGACGACGGCAAGATCCAGCAGCGGGCCTTCGGCGGCATGTCCGTGAAGCGGACCTGCTTCGCCGCGGACAAGGTCGGCTTCCACATGCTCCACACCCTTTTCCAGACGTCCATGAAGTATCCCCAGATCGTCCGGCACGACGAGTGGTTCGCGACGGACATCATCGTGGAGAACGGCGTCGCCGCGGGCGTGGTCGCGATCGACATCCGTCGCGGCGAGCTCAGCTACGTGAACGCGAAGGCCGTCGTCCTCGCGACCGGCGGCTCCGGGCGTGTGTACGAGTTCACGACGAACGGGTTCATCAAGACGGGCGACGGGATGGCGCTCGCGTACCGTGCCGGCGTTCCGCTCAAGGACATGGAGATGGTCCAGTTCCATCCCACCTGCCTGCCGGGCACCGGGATCCTGATCACGGAGGCGGCCCGTGGCGAGGGCGGGTACCTGATCAACAAGGACGGGGAGCGGTTCATGAAGAACTACCTCCCGAGCAAGATGGAGCTCGGCCCGCGGGACATCCTCTCCCGGTCGGAGATTCAGGAGATCCGCGCGGGCCGCGGCTTCGAGGGGCCCCACGGCGCGTACGTGGGCCTCGACCTGCGCCACCTCGGCGAGAAGGCGATCGACGAGCGGTTGCCCATGGTCCGGGAGCTCGCGGAGAAGTACCTCGGCCTCGACCCGATCCACGAGCCGATCCCGGTCCGGCCGGGGCAGCACTACATCATGGGCGGCGTCGCGACGAACCTCCGCGGCGAGACGAACGTCCCCGGGCTTTACGCGGTGGGCGAGACCGCGTGCGTCTCGATCAACGGCGCGAACCGCCTCGGGTCGAACAGCCTGAGCGAGTGCCTCGTCTTCGGTAAGTCGACCGGGCTGGCGGCCGCGGCCTACGCGAAGAAGCGGGACTGGCCGCGGGGGACCGCCGCGAAGGAGCACCTCGCGAAGGAGGAGACCCGGATCTTCGGCGGCCTGATGACGCGCGAGGTCGGCAAGGAGAGCGTCGCCGCGATCCGCACGGAGATGCAGCAGATCATGGAGCGGGACGTGGGCATCTTCCGAGACGAGAAGGGCCTCACGGACGCATGCGCGAAGCTCGCGACGTTGCGGCAGCGCTTCGCGAACGTGGGCGTCACGGACAAGGACCGCGTCTTCAACACGGAGCTCCAGCAGGCGTTGGAGCTCGACTTCATGCTCGACGTGGCCCAGGCGATCGCGTGGAGCGCGCTGAACCGGCGGGAGTCCCGCGGGGCGCACAGCCGGACGGACTACGCAAGCCGGGACGACGCGAACTACCTGAAGCACTCCCTCGCGTACCGCACGGACCGCGCGCCCCGGATCGACTACCTGCCCGTGACGATCACCAAGTGGCAGCCCCAGGAGAGGAAGTACTGACATGGCGGAACCGAAGCGCGTCGTGTTCCGCGTCCGGCGCTACCAGCCCCAAGGGACGAAGGGCCCGTACTATCAGGAGTACACGGTCCCGTACCGCGACGACGAGGTCGTGCTGGACGGGCTGAACTACATCAAGGACCACCTGGACCCCACGCTCACGTTCCGCTGGTCGTGCCGGATGGGCATCTGCGGCTCCTGCGGCATGGACGTGAACGGGAAGCCCAAGCTCACGTGCGGCACGTTCATCCGCGACGCGAGCGCGGGCGGCGTCGTCCAGGTGGACCCGCTCACGAGCTTCAACTCGATCAAGGACCTGGTCACGGACTTCGACCCGTTCATGGAGCACTTCCTCCACGTGAAGCCCTGGCTCATCCGGGAGAAGGAGAAACCGCTCTCCGAGGGCGAGTACCTCCAGTACCCCGAGGACCTGGCGGCCTTCCGGCAGCAGAGCCTGTGCATCAACTGCACCCTCTGCATGGCCGCGTGTCCCGTGTTCCAGGGCGACGACGGGTTTATCGGCCCCGCGTCCCTCGCGATGGCCCTGCGGTACATCCGGGATACCCGCGACCAGGGCGCTGAGGAACGGTTCCAGCGCATCTCGACGTCCCACGGGATCTGGGAGTGCACGTTCGTGGGCGAGTGTTCCGTCGTCTGCCCGAAGGAGGTCGATCCCGCGGGCGCGATCCAGACCCTGAAGCTCATGGCGACGACGCGGCGGATGAAGAAGCTCCTCATGCCCAAGTCCGCCCCGAGGTGAACGCATGGTGGAAGTGCGAGAGGCTCGATGGCGACGCCCCGCGGGCTGGTGGGCCCACAACCGGCGGTACCTGCTCTTCATGCTCCGCGAGGCGGGCGGCTCCCTGTCCGCGGTCTACGGGATCATCCTGCTCGGCCTCCTGATCATGGACCACCAGGGTCCCGGCGCGTACGCGAACTACCTCGCGTTCCTCCAGACGCCCGCGATGCTCGTCGTGCAGGGCGTCATCCTTGCGTTCGTCCTCATCCACGCGGTCACGTGGTTCTACCTGATCGGCAAGAGCCAAGCCGCCATGTCCGCGTACCGTGCCCCGTCGTGGACCCGGATCTTGACCCTGATGATCGTGGTCTTCCTGGCCGCGTCGGTCGGCGTGCTGTACGTCGTGTTCGGAGGCGTGTGAATGGGCGACGAGACGGCGGACCGTTTCGACGCGCGCTACAACCCCGGCCACGAAATCATCCGCGCCGAGGCGACGCAGAAGGAAGGCGAGCTCGCCCTCGAGCCGTTCCTTTGGGGCTTGTTCTCCCTGGGCGGCTTCCTCACCGCCTTCCTTCTCCCGATCACGATCCTCGCGCTGTCGTTCTTCGTGCCGCTGGGGATCTGGCCGTCGAGCCGAACCGGGTACGCGTGGCTTCAATCCGCGATGAACCCTGCCGCGGCGTACTACCAAGGACTCCTCGTCCGTTTGTTCTTCCTGCTTGTAATCGCGGGCTCCCTGTTCCATGGGGCGCACCGCTTCACGTACATGGTCTCGGAGGCCGCCGGGCACCGCGGGGAGAAGGGGATCAGCGCCCTGTTCCATGGCCTGGCGGCCCTCGGGAGTCTGATCGCCCTCTACTACGTCCTCGTGGGCTGGCTCCTGTGACGCCGGTTCACGGCGGCAGGACCTTGTAGACGAGGTCCCTCTCCCGCGCGCGGTCCTTCAGCTTCACGCCGACCTCCTGTCCCTTCGCGGCCTCTCGCACGGCGCCATGCTCGATCTGCATGGTCTCCACGACCTGCGTGAGGTTCGTCGAGGGCCCTTGGACCTGGATCGTGTCCCCCACGGCGAGCGCGCCGTCCGTCAGGCGGATGGCCGCCACGCCGATGTGCCCGAAGTAGTGAAAGACCTCGCCGACCTTCGTGCGCTCCATTCTATCCGCGGGAGAACCGGTGGCTCGCGATAAATACGTTGGTCCCGCCTCGGCTGTTCCATGGTCCTGCGGGAGGCGCGGCCTCCAGAAGAAAAGGTTTAAGACGGCTCACTCGCTTCCGCCGCCACAGAAGGGGGAACGGCCTTTCATGGTGATGCCTCTCAACGTTCTAGAAAAATCCATCAACAAGCGCGTCCAGCTTCTCCTCAAGGATAACCGCCTGCTCGAGGGCAAGCTCGTCGGGTACGACGACTACATGAACATGGTCCTCGAGGACACCGAGGAGACCAAGGAGGATAACGTGCGCCGCGTGGGCACGGTCGTCCTCCGCGGGAACAACGTCGTCACGATTGTCCCCAAGTAGCCCCCGCCGGGGGAGAAAATAGATATTCGGACCGCAGCATGCGCGCGCCCGTGCAGTTCGTGATCATCGCGGGAGGATTGGGCACGCGCCTCCGGCCCTTGACGCTCCGCCGCCCCAAGGCGCTCCTCCCTCTCCTGAACCGTCCCCAGATCCTCCATGTCCTGGACCGTCTCCCCATGGGTTGCGACCGTGTCGTCGTCGCAGTGAACTACCTGTACGAGCAGGTCCGCGACTACTTCGAGGTCCTCGACTCCGACGTCGAGGTCGTCGTGGTCAACGAGCCCCAACCGCTCGGGACCGGCGGTGCGATCAAGAACGTCGAGGACCACGTCTCGGGCACCTTCGCGGTCGCGAACGGCGACGTGATCGACCGGATCGACTTCGAAGGGTTCCTGAAGTTCCACCGCCGCCACCGCGGGATCGGGTCCCTCGGCGTCGGCTCCGTCGAAGATCCCACCGCGTACGGGGTCGTCGCCCTGGACGGCGAGCGCATCACGCGCTTCGTCGAGAAGCCCCAGGAGACGGAGGCTCCGAGCAACTTGGCGAACGCGGGCCGCTATCTCCTGGAGCCCGAGGTGTTCGATGCGATTGAGGCGGGGCGGGTCGTCTCCATGGAGCGCGAGGTGTTCCCCAAGCTGATCCCTCGGGGCCTGTACGCCTTCCGCGAGGAGGGCTACTGGTCCGATGCGGGGACGCTCCCCGCGTACCTGGAGGCCCAGCGCTTCCTCCTGGAGGACGGAGGCAGCGGCCTCGCCAAGGGCGCCGAGGTCTCCCGCGCCGACCTCCTGTCGCACGTCCTCGTGGCACCGGGCTGCTTCGTCGAAGGCCACCTGGGGCCCAACGCGGTCCTGGGGAAGGGGTGCAAGGTCGGCCGCTCCGTGGTCCGGAACGCGGCGCTGTTTGACGGCGTGAGCGTGGACGACAAGGTGGAGATCGACACCTCCATCGTCGGGGAAGGCGCGGCGATTGGCGAGGGCGCGCTGGTGCGCAACTCCATCGTGGGGGACGGAGTCCAGGTGCTGCCCCATGCGCGGCTCCTCGGGGCGCGGGTGGACGGATGACGCGGCTCTTCGGGACGAACGGGATTCGGGGCGTCGTGGGCCAGGACATGACCGCCGACCTCGCGGTCCGGGTCGGGCGTGCCATCGGTTCCCAGTTCGGAGCCGGCTCCGTGGTCCTCGCCCGCGACCCGCGCCTATCGGGACCCATGCTCGCCCGAGCGGTCGCGGCGGGCCTCATGTCCGCGGGCCTCGAGGTGATCGACCTCGGGATGGTCCCGACGCCTTGCGCCCAGTACTACATCCACAAGCACGGCCACCTGAAGGGCGGCGTGGTGATCACCGCCTCCCACAACCCCCGGGAGTTCAACGGGATCAAGGCGATCGACGCCCGCGGGATGGAGATGGCTCGGGAGGAAGAGGAGGCCATCGAGACCATCTACTTCGAGGAATCCTACCGCGCCGCGGACTGGTCCGCGGTGGGCGACCTCCGGTCCGACGGGAGCGCGATCGACCTGTACCTTCGCGACATCCTCTCCCGGGTGGATGTCGACGCGATCCGGAAGCGGAAGCTGACCGTGGTCGCGGATCCCGCGAGCGGCGCCGGCTGCGTCACGACGCCGTACCTGCTGCGAATGCTCGGCTGCCGCGTGCTCACCCTGAACGGGCAACCCGACGGTGCATTCCCCGGGCGCCTCCCCGAACCCACGCTGGAGCACCTCGGCGACCTCATGCGGGCCGTGCCCGACTCCAAGGCGGCCCTGGGCGTCGCCCACGACGGCGACGCGGATCGCGCCATCTTCGTGGACGAGACGGGAGCCTTCCTCTACGGCGACCGGAGTCTCGCCCTCCTCGCGAAGTCGGAGCTCGCGGATCACGGCGGTCTCGTGGTGACTCCCGTGAGCACGTCGAGCGTCCTCGACGACGTGGTTCGCGAGGCCGGCGGCAAGGTCCTACGCACGAAGGTGGGCTCCCCGATCGTCGCGCGGACCATGCTCGAGCAGGGCGCCGCGTTCGGCGGCGAGGAGAACGGGGGCATCATCTTCCCCGAGCACCAGTTCTGCCGCGATGGCGGGATGACCCTCGCCAAGATGCTCGAGGTCGTGGCCCGGGAGGGCAAGCCGCTCTCGGTCCTGGTCGCTCAGCTCCCGCAGTACAGCCTGTCCAAGGCGGCCGTGGACGTCCCCATCGACCGACGCGAAGCCACCTTGGAGCGCCTGCTCGGGTTGGTCCGGGACCGGCGCGTCGAGACGATCGACGGCGTCAAGATCCACGAGGAGGACGGCTGGGTCCTCGTCCGCCCCTCGGGGACCGAGCCCCTGTTCCGCGTCTACGCGGAGGCGCGGACCCCGGAGCGGGCGAAGGCGCTCGCCCAGGAAGGATCGGACCTCGTGCGGAAGGCTCTCAGGTCATGAGCGCGGGGAACCAGACGGCCAGGATCGCGTAGGCGAGGATCGCCCCCGCGGATGTGGCGAGCAGGTTCGTGGTCTTCTTGTTCACGATTCCCCTGCGCTCGAGCGTCGCCCCGATCACGCTGTCGATCTGGCAGCCCACGAACCCCAGGACCGCGGGCACGAGGAGGACCTCGGGAAGGCCCGGCATGGTCATGCTCATGCCGTACATCCTCGCCACGTCCCCGAGGATAAACCATCCGACCACGGCCGTGTACAAGGCGGCGGCGACCGCGCACATCTGGCCCAGAACGGAGACGCCGCCGTCCGTGCCCGGTGTCACGCGTTTGAACGACGTGATCAGGTAGGCCTTCGGGGAGAGAACCCCGATCTCGCTGGCCAGGGTGTCGGAGCCCGCCACGGCGAGCCCGGAGAGGAACACCACGCCGCTCACGGTCCGAGGGAGCCAGGGCGGGTTCACGAAGGACAGGATGGCGGCGGCCATCGGGGCGATTCCGTTCGCGAGGACGTTCGACGCCCGGCGCTCCCCCTTGACGCCCTCCTGGACCCCCATGGCCTCCTTAAGGGCGAACTTGTACCGCGTGGCCAGGAAGGAGGAAAGGAGGAAAAAGAGGAGGAGGAAGAGCCAGGTCACGTCGCCGAAGATCCCGATGACCATGCCCACTGCGAAGGCCGCCACGGAGCCGTCCAGCGTGAGGACGTCCTTCGCGTAGGCGAGGTAGCAGAGCACCCCGCACATCCCCAGGCTGACGAGGGCGGAGCCCCAGAGGTCCAGCGCCATTCCGGCATGGAAAGGGGGGTCCCCATAAAGGTTTTCCTTCGCGAATCTCGCCGTCGAAATCCGGCGGCGTCGTTCGAGGCGTCGAAACGTACAAGTACGCGACAATACGTTGTGGATACGCCATAAATACGTTTTGGCGGAGGTATGACGTATGACAGAAGTGCGCGTGGCTCTGTCCGAGGAGATCAACCGGTACCTGGATTCCCTGGTCCGCACGGGTCCGTTCGCGAGCAAGGCGGAACTGGTCCGGGCCGCCCTCGTGTCCTACGCAAGCGAGGCGGGTCCCATGGCCCAGGGCTTCGACCTGGAGACGCGGTTCGCCCCAAACGGGCGCGTGTACCAGTTGGAGTACGCTCGGGAGTGTGCCCGCCGCGGCAGCCCGGGCGTCGGTGCGGTGTACGACGGCGGCGTCCTGCTCGCGGCGACCGCGACCGCCGGGAAGTTGGTGCGTTCGATCCCCAAGATCCGCAGGATCGAGGAGCGCCTCGCGATTCTGGCCTCCGGGTTCGTCGCGGACGCGTACGTCGCGGCCCAACGGGCGCGACAGGCCAAGCCGCAGAGCACGGAGGATGCCCTCGACCTGCTCGTGAGCCTCTACTGGGAACACTCGGCAGACCGGACGAAGCGACCCATGGCCGCCGGGCTCCTGATCGCCAGCGCCCTGGACGGCGATGGACGGCTCTTCTACCTAGACCCCAGCGGCGCGCTCATCGAGTACGAGGCCGCGGCCGTGGGTGACGACGCGGACGAGCGGATGGAGGCCCTCGAGAAGCGGTATCGGAAGGGGACGGCGCGGGAGACGGAACGGCTCCTCCTCGACGTCCTCGGCAAGCCCCCGAAGGTCGAACTCCTGAAGGTGTCCGCCTGACCCTCACCCGAACCAGGTGTCCAGCGATTTCTGCTTCTGGGCGCCTCGGGCCTCGGTGAACTTGGCCAGCGCCTGGTCGATGCGGTCCCGCGAGAACGCGAACTCGTCGCAGAGCATCCTGCGAACGCCCTCCGCATCGGGGTCCCGGAACTCGATGGGGACCTCGGGCAGGACACGAGGCTCGAGGAAGATCCGGCGCACCTCGTCCTTGGACTCGATGTCGATCTGGAGTTCGTCGAGCGCGGGCTCCAGGGAGCCGTGCTTCTTGATCAACGCGAGCGCCTTCTTGGGCCCGATGCCCCGCACGCCCTCGTTGAAGTCCGTGCCGATGAGGAGGGCCATGTCCACGAGCTGCTCCCGCGTGATCCCGAGCGCGGTCAGCGTGGCCTCGAGTCCGATCTCCTCGGGCTGCACATCCACATAGACCTCCTTCCGCGGGAGCTTCCGGCGACCCGTGATCGCGAGGTTCTTCACGAGGCGCGGCGAGCCGAAGAGGAGGGAATCGTAGTCCTGGGACGCCGCGGCGTACGCGGTGCCGGAGCGGGCCATGGCGGACGCCTGGGCCTCGCCCTCGCTAGGCGCCTGGACGCAGGGCACGCCCAGGAGCCCGAGGAGCCGCTTGGACTGCTCGACTATCTCCCGCGTCAGGCGCGAGGTCTGCATGGCCTTCGTCCTCGCCCTGGCCAGATCGCCGATCTCCACGGCCTCCTTCCACTCCCGCTCCGCGCGGACCTTGACCTCGTCGCGCTCGCTGATCGTGCGGGCCTTGAGCCGCGGCGGCTCGCCGTCGAACACGAACACGGGCCGGATGCCCGCGGCCACGAAGTTGGACAGGCGGTAGATCAGGCCGCTCAGGTGGGACGTGATCCGGCCCTGCCCGTCCATGAGCGGCGTGCCGTCGGGCTGGCGGATGATCGCGAGGAACTGGTACAGGGTGTTGAACGCGTCGATCGCAAGGACCTTTCCGGAGAAGTCCTCCAGGGCGCGCTTCTCCGGCGACACGATGTCGGAGAGGATGACTCCCATGGCGTCGCTCCAATGGCGGGCGCGCCTAAAACCCTGCCGTCTACATCTGAGCCTGGCGGATCCCGAGGTACAGGGTGTCCTTGCCCAGGACCGCCTCGATCACGTACGCGTCTTGGGGCGCCTTCGACGCGAAGCGCACCTCGAGGGCGTTCGCCTCCCGGAGGATCATGTCCCGCCAGGGCTTGAGCATGCCGCGGACCTCCGAGCTCCCGACGATGTCGAGCTCCACGACGCTCTCCTCGGTGAGGTTCAGGTCCTTGCGGGAGTCCTTCACGATCCCCACGATTTCCCGCGCGTAGCCTTCCGCGAGGAGGTCCTTGTTGAGCCGCGTGTCCAGGTAGATCACGCCGCCGTCGAAGGGCTCCTCGACGACGTGCTCGGGAATGCTCTCGACGAAGGAGACCATGCTCGGGTCGATCCGCACCTTCTGGCCCTCGATGCCCACGGAGTACTCGCCCTTGTCGAGGCCCGCCTTGATCTTCCAGGCGTCCTGGCTCCGGAGGAGGATCTCGATCTTCTTCGCCCACAGCTTGTACGCCGCGGACACGGAGTCCATGTGGACGTCGATGTCGATCTTCATCCCCCGCCAGGTCTCGTTGGGGGGGATGATGTCGAGCTCCTTCGCGCCGCTTTGCCCAACGATGATCTTGCGGAACGCGCTCACCGCGTCGTAGACCAGGGGATCGCTCGCCTGGATTGCGAGTCGGGACACGGGCCAGTACCGCTCGATCCCGGCGCGCATCTTCGCCTGGAAGGCCGCCTCGAGGGCGCGGCGCAGCACGTCCACGAACGCCTGGACCTGCTCGTCGGAAAGCTGGAGGGTACCCGCTTCCTTGGCGGTCAGGACCTCCTTCTGGATCTGCTTCTGGATCTCCTCCGTCGGACCGACCGTCGCGTCGCGGACCTTCTGGAGCATCTGGGCACCCACTTCGAAGCCGCCCTCCTCGATCGCAGCGCAGGCGGCTTCCAGGAAGTCGCCCTCCTTCCCGCCGAGCAGCCCGCGGTCGAGGAGGATGGGGATCTTGCTGACCGGCGTGTCTTCGAGGGGTCCCAGGGAGACGCCCTCCACCTCGGTGGCGAAGAGGAGCTTCCGGACCAGGTCCTGGACGCCGTCCAGGACCCCGAGGTCCCCGCTCCAGTTCTCGAGGCGGATGCCGTAGGCGTCGTGGATCTCCTTGAGGACCTGGACCGTGTAGAGCGGGAGGACCCGCGGCTCCTTGCCGCGGATTCCCAGGATTACGAACATCTGGGGCCCGCGCGCGGCGAAGAGGTTCTGATGGCCCATCTTCGCTCGCTGGACCCCTCGGGCCCCGGAGTCCGCGAAGGCCTTCGTGATGAGGGCCTTGGCCTGGGCCTCCATGGTCGCGGCCTTGTCCGCCTCCTCGGCGGAGAGGTACACGCGGCTCTCGTGGCAGATCAGGTCCCCGCCCTCATGGAACAGGATTGCGTCCTCGATCGAGTAGCCGTCCTCCGCCTCCACGCGAACAATCTTGGAGTCCGTGACCTGGTGCTTCGCATCGTCGAGAGGGCGGGTGTAGTGGATCTCGAAGTCGAGGTCCATGGTGCCCGCTTCCCGCGGGCGGACGCCGAACTCGAGGGAGACTTTCTCGTTGGGGTCCAGCTTCTCCACGCTGTGGAGCCCATGGACGTCGGCAGGGCCGTTGACCACGGGGATGATGTTCTTCGCGGGCCAGTCCCCCTTGTTCTCGATCCGGAGCTCCATCCGGTTCCACCGGTTCGCCTGGAGGCCCGCGTTCTTCTCTTCGAGGAAGAGGCGCGGGTAGCGGTCCCGGAGGATCTGCTCGAGGCGCGCCCTCGCGGTCGCCTCAGCCCGGTCGATCAGGGGCTCGAGCCCCTTGAAGTCCTCGGCCTTGAGCGCCTCCTCGGCCTTTGCGAGCAGGACCTCCACATCGCCCAGGTCCGCGTGGACCTCCTTGGCCTCCGCGACGGTCGCCTGGAGCTTGGCGAGTTCCTCTTTGGCCCGCGCCAGGACCGTGTGGCGCCGCTGGCGCGCCAGGCTGTCCTTGGCGCGGCGGAGGTAGTCCTCCATCTGCCGGTAGTTCTTCCGCTGGATGGCCGCCTCGATCTTCGTGAGGTACGACTCCGCCTCGCGGGCGTCGAGGTTCTGGCTCTTGGCGATCTGGATGTCGTTGATCAGGGAAGCGAGCTCAATCTCCACGCGCTTCGCCGCGATTTCCCCCTTCGCGCGCTCCAGGGACTCGTGGAGCCCCGCGTGGATCTCGCGGACGCGCTCGTACTTCCCCTCGTGGAACGCTTCTTCGGCTTCCCGGAGGAGCAGCTCCGCCTGGCTCACGTCGACCCCGAGGGACCGCATCTCGCCGACCGTGTCGCGGGCCGCGGCCATGAGGTCTCCCATGCGGCTCTGCAGCTGCTCCTGGGCCGCGTCCGCCTGCGCCTTCGCCTGTTCGATGAACTGGAGAGCGAGCCGCACGTCCGTCTCGAGGGTCGACTGGGCCTTCGCGAGGAGCTCGTTCGCCGCCACGGTCTGCTCGACGCCGAGGGCGTCGATGAGCTTCGCGGTCAGGGTAATCGGGCTGTCCGCGAGCGCCCCCATGTCCGCGTTGGGGTCGGTCGCCACGTAGAGGAGCTTCTTGATGACGTCGTCGATCCCGTCGAGCTGGTGCAGGAGCCCCGTCCACTTGTCGAGGACGGTCCCATATTTCGTCTCGACCTCCTGGAGGATCTGCGCCATGTAGAGCGGGAGGAGCCGCGGTTCCTCGCCCACGACGACCGTGGCCAGGTACGTGTGGTCCGAGCGCTCGATGAGGACCTTCTCGTCCCCGAAGCCGAGTCGGTCGAGGCCCTTCCGGGCGCGCTTGAAGGAATCCTTGACGAAGTCCCGGACGACGGTCAGCATGCCCGAGAAGATGTCCTCGTCGATCTCCTCGCGGAACTTGCGGGAGTGGTGGCTGATCAGCCGGCCGTCCGAGTGGATCAGGAACACATCCTCCACGAGGTACGTGCCCTCGGGCTCCACCTTGACGCTTTGCCGGTCCTTGAGCTCGTAGCGGTTCTCGTCGAACATCCGCTGGTACGCGACGTCGACCGTGATGGGCAGATCTCCCGAGGTCCCCGGCTTCAGCCCAACCTCGACGAGCTTCCGCTCCCCGACGCCGAGCTCGGCGATCGGCGTGGAGCCCTTGACCTCGACGTCGCCCTCGAACCCGAACTCCACGTTCCGCGCGGGGAGCTTGCCCCGGTTCTCGACCTCGAACACGTAGCGGTTCCAGTT of Thermoplasmata archaeon contains these proteins:
- the fen gene encoding flap endonuclease-1; translated protein: MGVILSDIVSPEKRALEDFSGKVLAIDAFNTLYQFLAIIRQPDGTPLMDGQGRITSHLSGLIYRLSNFVAAGIRPVFVFDGEPPRLKARTISERDEVKVRAEREWKEAVEIGDLARARTKAMQTSRLTREIVEQSKRLLGLLGVPCVQAPSEGEAQASAMARSGTAYAAASQDYDSLLFGSPRLVKNLAITGRRKLPRKEVYVDVQPEEIGLEATLTALGITREQLVDMALLIGTDFNEGVRGIGPKKALALIKKHGSLEPALDELQIDIESKDEVRRIFLEPRVLPEVPIEFRDPDAEGVRRMLCDEFAFSRDRIDQALAKFTEARGAQKQKSLDTWFG
- a CDS encoding succinate dehydrogenase/fumarate reductase flavoprotein subunit, whose amino-acid sequence is MDRLAYDVVVVGGGGAGLRAAIAAAEAEPKLTIGLLSKVYPMRSHTVSAEGGTAAVMRDYDSFELHALDTIKGSDYLADQDAVEYFVAHCPEEIVQLDHWGCPWSRDDDGKIQQRAFGGMSVKRTCFAADKVGFHMLHTLFQTSMKYPQIVRHDEWFATDIIVENGVAAGVVAIDIRRGELSYVNAKAVVLATGGSGRVYEFTTNGFIKTGDGMALAYRAGVPLKDMEMVQFHPTCLPGTGILITEAARGEGGYLINKDGERFMKNYLPSKMELGPRDILSRSEIQEIRAGRGFEGPHGAYVGLDLRHLGEKAIDERLPMVRELAEKYLGLDPIHEPIPVRPGQHYIMGGVATNLRGETNVPGLYAVGETACVSINGANRLGSNSLSECLVFGKSTGLAAAAYAKKRDWPRGTAAKEHLAKEETRIFGGLMTREVGKESVAAIRTEMQQIMERDVGIFRDEKGLTDACAKLATLRQRFANVGVTDKDRVFNTELQQALELDFMLDVAQAIAWSALNRRESRGAHSRTDYASRDDANYLKHSLAYRTDRAPRIDYLPVTITKWQPQERKY
- a CDS encoding EF-Tu/IF-2/RF-3 family GTPase; this encodes MERTKVGEVFHYFGHIGVAAIRLTDGALAVGDTIQVQGPSTNLTQVVETMQIEHGAVREAAKGQEVGVKLKDRARERDLVYKVLPP
- the glmM gene encoding phosphoglucosamine mutase — encoded protein: MTRLFGTNGIRGVVGQDMTADLAVRVGRAIGSQFGAGSVVLARDPRLSGPMLARAVAAGLMSAGLEVIDLGMVPTPCAQYYIHKHGHLKGGVVITASHNPREFNGIKAIDARGMEMAREEEEAIETIYFEESYRAADWSAVGDLRSDGSAIDLYLRDILSRVDVDAIRKRKLTVVADPASGAGCVTTPYLLRMLGCRVLTLNGQPDGAFPGRLPEPTLEHLGDLMRAVPDSKAALGVAHDGDADRAIFVDETGAFLYGDRSLALLAKSELADHGGLVVTPVSTSSVLDDVVREAGGKVLRTKVGSPIVARTMLEQGAAFGGEENGGIIFPEHQFCRDGGMTLAKMLEVVAREGKPLSVLVAQLPQYSLSKAAVDVPIDRREATLERLLGLVRDRRVETIDGVKIHEEDGWVLVRPSGTEPLFRVYAEARTPERAKALAQEGSDLVRKALRS
- a CDS encoding NDP-sugar synthase, which gives rise to MRAPVQFVIIAGGLGTRLRPLTLRRPKALLPLLNRPQILHVLDRLPMGCDRVVVAVNYLYEQVRDYFEVLDSDVEVVVVNEPQPLGTGGAIKNVEDHVSGTFAVANGDVIDRIDFEGFLKFHRRHRGIGSLGVGSVEDPTAYGVVALDGERITRFVEKPQETEAPSNLANAGRYLLEPEVFDAIEAGRVVSMEREVFPKLIPRGLYAFREEGYWSDAGTLPAYLEAQRFLLEDGGSGLAKGAEVSRADLLSHVLVAPGCFVEGHLGPNAVLGKGCKVGRSVVRNAALFDGVSVDDKVEIDTSIVGEGAAIGEGALVRNSIVGDGVQVLPHARLLGARVDG
- the sdhB gene encoding succinate dehydrogenase iron-sulfur subunit, whose product is MAEPKRVVFRVRRYQPQGTKGPYYQEYTVPYRDDEVVLDGLNYIKDHLDPTLTFRWSCRMGICGSCGMDVNGKPKLTCGTFIRDASAGGVVQVDPLTSFNSIKDLVTDFDPFMEHFLHVKPWLIREKEKPLSEGEYLQYPEDLAAFRQQSLCINCTLCMAACPVFQGDDGFIGPASLAMALRYIRDTRDQGAEERFQRISTSHGIWECTFVGECSVVCPKEVDPAGAIQTLKLMATTRRMKKLLMPKSAPR
- a CDS encoding DUF92 domain-containing protein, encoding MALDLWGSALVSLGMCGVLCYLAYAKDVLTLDGSVAAFAVGMVIGIFGDVTWLFLLLFFLLSSFLATRYKFALKEAMGVQEGVKGERRASNVLANGIAPMAAAILSFVNPPWLPRTVSGVVFLSGLAVAGSDTLASEIGVLSPKAYLITSFKRVTPGTDGGVSVLGQMCAVAAALYTAVVGWFILGDVARMYGMSMTMPGLPEVLLVPAVLGFVGCQIDSVIGATLERRGIVNKKTTNLLATSAGAILAYAILAVWFPALMT
- a CDS encoding LSM domain-containing protein; protein product: MVMPLNVLEKSINKRVQLLLKDNRLLEGKLVGYDDYMNMVLEDTEETKEDNVRRVGTVVLRGNNVVTIVPK